In Collimonas arenae, a single genomic region encodes these proteins:
- a CDS encoding diguanylate cyclase domain-containing protein: protein MMNFQSLKFRIIALGVTLVVLGIGLRLVFALPFAQDQLRDLAASQQLSIASYIAHDIDHSIVARQTLIGELAGILPPALVRRPDELTAWLKERERLNPLFNGGLLVIHPDGNGTLASYPAATGREDLDFSGREWFQAALKADAPVMSRPQREQAGGDPIIIMAAPVRDASMRVVAVLAGVASLDAPGFLDRLQENQLGATGGFLLISPADKLFVGASDPSMILKPTPPQGVNLLHDRAMAGYRGVGVTVNAEGVEELSAMASVPSTGWFVVARMPTAEAFRPIAALRGFWLKSTLLVLVVTLAILLFMLPRILRPLTEAAQAMREMADGEFELRPLPVRRNDEVGSLALGFNYLVARLREKEAALRASQDRMEFMAHHDALTGLFNRPMLEDRLQQAVARAEHNGTRFALLFCDLDGFKPVNDRYGHNVGDAVLVQVATRFSEGRRQIDTVARLGGDEFVILLADLDDAHLDAVSVARHYLATIGAPYDVGGITFTLSISIGIALPQGPSLSGSQILSQADMAMYQAKRAGKNQFCLFDEETGDCVAEPSSAAQALDVPTRAA, encoded by the coding sequence ATGATGAATTTTCAAAGCCTAAAGTTCCGTATCATCGCGTTGGGCGTTACGCTAGTCGTCCTCGGTATCGGTTTGCGCCTTGTTTTTGCCCTGCCTTTCGCACAAGACCAGTTGCGCGATCTGGCCGCATCCCAGCAATTGTCGATTGCTTCCTATATTGCTCACGATATCGACCACAGCATCGTCGCGCGCCAGACGCTGATTGGTGAACTGGCCGGGATATTACCGCCCGCTTTGGTGCGGCGCCCGGACGAACTCACTGCATGGCTAAAGGAGCGAGAGCGCCTGAATCCGCTATTCAATGGCGGACTGCTGGTGATCCATCCCGATGGCAATGGCACGCTGGCAAGTTATCCCGCTGCGACCGGTCGCGAGGATCTGGATTTTTCCGGGCGGGAGTGGTTCCAGGCGGCCTTGAAGGCCGATGCTCCGGTAATGAGCCGGCCGCAGCGTGAGCAAGCGGGCGGCGATCCGATCATTATCATGGCCGCGCCGGTACGCGACGCCAGCATGCGTGTCGTTGCCGTGCTGGCGGGCGTGGCGTCGCTTGATGCCCCCGGCTTTCTCGATCGACTGCAAGAAAACCAGCTTGGCGCGACCGGCGGTTTCTTGCTGATTTCGCCGGCGGACAAGCTGTTTGTCGGCGCCAGCGACCCTTCCATGATACTCAAGCCGACTCCTCCGCAAGGTGTGAATTTGCTGCACGACCGCGCCATGGCCGGTTATCGCGGCGTCGGCGTCACCGTCAATGCGGAGGGTGTAGAGGAATTATCGGCCATGGCGAGCGTACCCAGTACCGGCTGGTTCGTCGTCGCCCGCATGCCGACGGCGGAGGCATTTCGTCCTATCGCAGCGCTACGCGGTTTCTGGTTGAAATCCACCCTGCTGGTTCTGGTCGTTACCTTGGCGATCTTGTTGTTCATGTTGCCACGCATACTGCGTCCGCTCACCGAGGCTGCGCAAGCCATGCGTGAAATGGCTGACGGCGAGTTCGAGCTGCGACCCTTGCCGGTGCGACGCAATGACGAGGTTGGCAGCCTTGCGCTTGGCTTTAACTATCTGGTGGCGCGCCTGAGAGAGAAAGAAGCTGCGCTCAGGGCAAGCCAGGACCGCATGGAATTCATGGCGCATCACGATGCATTAACCGGTTTGTTTAATCGGCCGATGCTGGAGGATCGTTTGCAACAGGCTGTGGCGCGCGCCGAACACAACGGCACGCGCTTCGCGCTCTTGTTTTGCGACCTCGACGGCTTTAAGCCAGTCAACGACAGATACGGCCACAATGTCGGCGATGCGGTGCTGGTTCAAGTTGCTACGCGCTTTTCCGAAGGGCGCAGGCAAATCGACACGGTGGCGCGCCTGGGTGGCGATGAGTTCGTGATTTTGCTCGCAGACCTCGACGATGCGCACCTCGATGCGGTTAGCGTGGCGCGGCATTATCTGGCGACGATCGGTGCTCCTTACGATGTCGGCGGCATTACTTTCACCTTGAGCATATCGATTGGCATCGCCTTGCCGCAAGGCCCCTCACTCTCCGGTTCGCAGATATTGTCGCAAGCGGACATGGCGATGTATCAAGCCAAACGGGCAGGCAAAAACCAGTTTTGTCTGTTTGACGAGGAGACCGGAGATTGTGTTGCTGAACCATCCTCTGCCGCACAAGCGCTTGATGTCCCTACGCGCGCCGCCTGA
- a CDS encoding MFS transporter, which yields MNPISPTLPAQFSRYQKFVVGMLAFLQFAVILDFMLMSPLGAVIMPALAISPKQFGLVVSAYAFSAGVSGLLTAGFADRFDRKKILLFFYTGFIVGTLWCGLAQSFEMLLLARIVTGLFGGVIGSIVLAISTDLFPPQMRGRVMGLIQTAFAASQVLGIPVGLYLSNRWNWHVPFLAMAGLGLFGGLFVAWRMQPVAAHLGLPQEHSPWMHLFHTLTERRYLMAFATTSLLTTGGFMLMPFGSAYAVNNLGIGLHDLPTVYLVTGLCTIFIGPMIGKAADAFGKFRVFIFGTALSILMVLIYTHLGPTSLPVLIVVNSVLFVGIFSRMIPYQALVSSVPTATQRGSFSAISASIQQLSGGIASVVAGHIVTIGVDGKLQHFDVLGYVLVATSLTALLLLWRLQRSISNTAALQGATAL from the coding sequence ATGAACCCAATATCCCCCACCCTACCCGCGCAGTTCTCCCGCTACCAGAAATTTGTGGTCGGGATGCTGGCCTTCCTGCAATTTGCAGTCATCCTTGATTTCATGCTGATGTCGCCGCTGGGCGCGGTGATCATGCCGGCCCTGGCAATCAGTCCGAAGCAGTTTGGGCTGGTGGTTTCTGCCTATGCTTTCAGTGCCGGCGTCTCGGGGCTGCTGACGGCGGGTTTTGCCGACCGCTTCGACCGCAAGAAGATCCTGTTGTTCTTTTATACCGGTTTCATCGTCGGTACATTGTGGTGCGGCCTGGCGCAAAGCTTCGAGATGCTGCTGCTGGCGCGTATCGTTACGGGACTGTTCGGCGGCGTCATCGGCTCTATCGTGCTGGCGATATCGACAGACCTGTTTCCACCTCAGATGCGTGGTCGCGTGATGGGGCTGATCCAGACTGCCTTCGCCGCCAGCCAGGTGCTGGGCATCCCTGTCGGCCTGTATCTGTCCAACCGCTGGAACTGGCATGTGCCGTTCCTGGCGATGGCCGGTCTCGGCCTGTTCGGCGGTCTCTTCGTGGCCTGGCGCATGCAGCCTGTCGCCGCGCATCTTGGGCTGCCGCAGGAACATAGCCCGTGGATGCATCTGTTCCACACGCTGACGGAGCGGCGTTACCTGATGGCCTTCGCCACGACTTCGCTGCTGACCACCGGCGGTTTCATGCTGATGCCCTTCGGCAGCGCCTATGCGGTCAACAACCTCGGCATCGGCCTGCATGACTTGCCGACGGTCTACCTTGTCACCGGACTGTGCACCATCTTCATTGGACCTATGATCGGCAAGGCCGCGGACGCCTTCGGAAAATTTCGGGTGTTCATATTCGGCACGGCGCTGTCGATCCTGATGGTGTTGATCTATACCCACCTGGGGCCGACCTCCTTGCCGGTCCTGATCGTCGTCAACTCCGTTTTGTTCGTCGGTATCTTCTCGCGCATGATTCCTTACCAGGCGCTGGTGTCGTCGGTGCCTACGGCGACCCAGCGCGGCTCGTTCAGCGCCATCAGCGCCTCTATCCAGCAGCTGTCCGGAGGCATCGCATCAGTCGTTGCCGGTCACATTGTCACAATCGGGGTGGATGGCAAGCTGCAGCACTTCGACGTGCTCGGCTACGTGCTGGTGGCAACCTCGCTGACAGCCTTGCTCCTGCTCTGGCGCCTTCAGCGTAGCATCAGCAACACGGCGGCGCTCCAGGGAGCAACCGCTCTTTAA
- a CDS encoding dienelactone hydrolase family protein: MSVTTKWIDIESGDGTFGAYLAIPHTGKGPGIVLLQEIFGVNEHIRSVAEQYAADGYMVLVPDLFWRVGKHIELAYDDAGWKRAVELMNATDVAKALADIALTVAALKTQPGLEGKMAVIGYCFGGMLAYNTAANGLVDAAIAYYGGGIQNQLQRADEITVPLLMHFGAADKHIALDAVQSIAERFEDNDDVEVHVYPGAEHGFNCSHRSSYNQRAAAEAHGNSLTFLSDHL; encoded by the coding sequence ATGAGCGTGACCACTAAATGGATAGACATCGAATCTGGCGACGGTACGTTCGGCGCTTACCTGGCTATCCCGCACACAGGCAAGGGCCCGGGCATTGTGCTGCTACAGGAAATCTTCGGCGTCAACGAACACATTCGCTCGGTTGCCGAGCAATATGCCGCCGACGGCTATATGGTGCTGGTGCCAGACCTGTTCTGGCGCGTCGGGAAGCACATTGAACTGGCCTATGACGACGCCGGCTGGAAGCGCGCGGTCGAACTGATGAATGCGACCGACGTCGCCAAGGCGCTGGCCGACATCGCGCTGACCGTTGCTGCGCTGAAGACGCAGCCCGGCCTGGAAGGCAAGATGGCGGTGATCGGTTATTGTTTCGGCGGCATGCTGGCGTATAACACTGCGGCCAACGGCTTGGTGGATGCGGCGATTGCCTATTACGGCGGCGGCATCCAGAACCAGCTGCAACGCGCCGACGAGATCACGGTGCCTCTGCTCATGCATTTCGGCGCCGCCGACAAGCACATTGCGCTGGACGCGGTACAAAGCATTGCCGAACGCTTCGAAGACAATGATGATGTAGAAGTCCACGTCTATCCAGGCGCGGAACACGGCTTCAACTGCTCGCACCGTTCCAGCTATAACCAGCGCGCAGCGGCGGAGGCGCATGGCAACTCCCTGACTTTCCTGAGTGATCATCTGTAA
- a CDS encoding S53 family peptidase has product MYSKKQVENFAVRKASTLSVALSLALVSMSVHAVATSNDTWVGTKTQAFLPHVIAKQKILAASANVVTPAESAVPLAQGEPVHVTVSLNLHNEAMLDQFLKDQHTPGTASYGKFLTPAQFAEKYAPTEKDVATVVAHLRKSGFINIVVSDNRQLISADGTAATVQNGFHTGLKSFQHNGRKVFANTDAAQVPSALGGIVNAVLGLQSVEIAHKYSSLLPNAKAGVTPQATATPNASPIEATPAPMQLSAIYNAGSTPTAANTTVAIIVVGSVVPTLADLNTFTTNNQLASVNTNVVQTGPVGSNYSDTSGQDEWSLDSQAIVGSAGGAVKQMIFYASPDFSYNGLTAAFNKAVTDNQAKVINVSIGGCESGANVSGIMAATDQVFKQAIAQGQTFSIAAGDAGAYNCQTSYVSGSPGVAANPAAYDVSWPANSSSAIAVGGTTLYTSAGAYSSETVWNDGLSTIGSYGTQGGYDYTQRLWATGGGFSSYEPAPAWQAGVIGNSATRGLPDIAFDAARFSITMNGQSVALRGTSIAAPIFAGIWARLQSANNNGLGFPAASFYKYFKLSTNSSLLHDVTSGNNGVSGYGRQAAIGWDATTGFGSLNIANLNTFIKNTSDFAR; this is encoded by the coding sequence ATGTACTCGAAAAAACAAGTAGAAAATTTTGCTGTCCGCAAGGCTTCGACATTGTCAGTTGCATTGTCTCTGGCGCTTGTATCCATGTCCGTACATGCCGTTGCTACAAGCAACGACACGTGGGTCGGCACCAAAACCCAAGCGTTTTTGCCACATGTGATAGCCAAGCAAAAAATCCTGGCGGCCAGTGCCAACGTAGTAACGCCGGCGGAATCAGCAGTGCCGCTGGCGCAAGGCGAACCGGTACATGTCACCGTCAGTTTGAATTTGCATAACGAAGCAATGCTGGACCAGTTTCTGAAGGACCAGCATACGCCTGGCACCGCGTCCTATGGCAAATTCCTGACACCAGCTCAGTTCGCAGAAAAATATGCTCCCACGGAAAAAGACGTGGCCACAGTGGTTGCGCACCTGCGCAAATCGGGTTTCATCAATATCGTGGTTTCAGACAATCGGCAATTGATATCGGCCGACGGCACGGCAGCTACAGTACAGAACGGTTTCCACACTGGGTTGAAGAGCTTTCAGCATAACGGCCGAAAGGTTTTTGCAAATACAGATGCAGCGCAAGTGCCCTCAGCGTTGGGTGGCATTGTTAACGCGGTTCTTGGACTGCAAAGCGTTGAGATTGCGCATAAATACAGTTCCTTACTTCCCAACGCAAAAGCTGGTGTGACACCTCAGGCAACAGCAACGCCAAATGCGAGTCCAATCGAGGCAACACCCGCTCCGATGCAGTTATCCGCAATCTACAACGCCGGTAGCACGCCAACGGCGGCCAATACGACAGTTGCCATTATTGTCGTAGGAAGTGTGGTTCCGACGCTTGCCGATTTGAATACATTTACCACGAATAATCAGCTTGCCAGTGTAAATACCAATGTTGTACAAACCGGTCCGGTGGGCAGCAATTATAGCGACACGAGTGGGCAGGATGAATGGAGTCTGGATAGCCAGGCTATTGTCGGATCTGCCGGTGGTGCGGTGAAACAGATGATATTCTATGCGTCCCCGGATTTTAGTTACAACGGCCTTACTGCTGCTTTCAACAAAGCGGTGACTGACAACCAGGCCAAAGTAATCAACGTGTCGATTGGCGGTTGCGAATCAGGAGCCAATGTCAGTGGGATCATGGCGGCTACAGACCAAGTGTTCAAACAGGCTATTGCGCAAGGTCAGACTTTCTCGATCGCAGCAGGCGATGCCGGAGCCTATAACTGCCAAACCAGCTATGTTTCGGGCTCGCCAGGCGTTGCAGCAAATCCAGCTGCCTATGATGTCAGCTGGCCGGCGAACTCTTCCTCCGCGATTGCGGTTGGCGGGACTACCTTGTACACATCAGCGGGGGCGTATAGCAGTGAAACGGTCTGGAACGATGGGCTGAGCACGATCGGAAGCTATGGCACTCAGGGTGGTTATGATTACACGCAGCGCTTGTGGGCTACTGGCGGTGGCTTTAGCAGTTATGAGCCGGCGCCCGCCTGGCAGGCTGGGGTCATCGGCAACTCAGCTACTCGCGGTCTGCCGGACATTGCTTTTGATGCTGCGAGGTTTTCCATAACGATGAACGGTCAAAGCGTAGCTCTCCGTGGCACAAGCATCGCCGCTCCAATTTTTGCCGGCATCTGGGCACGTTTGCAATCGGCCAACAATAATGGATTAGGTTTTCCTGCTGCGAGTTTTTACAAATACTTTAAGTTATCAACTAACTCGTCGCTGTTGCATGACGTGACTTCTGGCAATAATGGCGTATCTGGTTATGGCCGTCAGGCGGCTATAGGTTGGGACGCAACTACAGGCTTCGGTAGTCTGAACATTGCCAATCTGAATACCTTCATCAAGAACACTTCAGATTTCGCACGTTAA
- a CDS encoding SRPBCC family protein: MRVDVCTEIFIARARDEVSAYAANPDNAPSWYVNIKAVEWQSAPPLNVGARIAFVARFLGRRLRYTYEIIEFVAGERLVMRTAQGPFPMETTYIWASTLFGGTHMTLRNRGEPTGFSALMAPFMAKAMRRANLADLARLKILLEEPGSESA; the protein is encoded by the coding sequence ATGCGTGTCGATGTATGCACAGAGATCTTCATCGCGCGTGCGCGTGATGAGGTATCGGCTTATGCTGCCAATCCAGACAATGCTCCATCGTGGTATGTGAATATCAAGGCGGTGGAGTGGCAATCTGCTCCTCCGCTCAATGTTGGCGCACGCATCGCTTTCGTTGCCCGATTTCTTGGCCGGCGCTTGCGCTATACCTATGAAATTATCGAATTTGTCGCCGGCGAGCGGCTGGTCATGCGCACAGCCCAAGGGCCGTTTCCTATGGAAACGACCTATATCTGGGCATCAACTCTGTTTGGCGGCACACATATGACTTTGCGTAATCGCGGCGAACCCACCGGCTTTTCAGCATTGATGGCCCCGTTCATGGCCAAGGCGATGCGACGAGCCAATCTTGCCGACCTGGCTCGCCTTAAAATTTTGCTGGAAGAGCCTGGTTCGGAAAGCGCTTAG
- a CDS encoding glutathione S-transferase family protein, producing the protein MKLYYNPLSTYSQKTLIALYEKGVAFEPEVVSLMSPEGKAAYAKIYPIGKLPLLKPSDDHMIPESTIIIEYLEGHHASGTQLIPNDVDAARQVRFIDRMSDLYLGNPAGTLLFERFGFQKYSEEELAKASNYLRITYEHFDKRLANQDWLCGEFSMADCAAIPPLFYCQVVAPFAAYPNIVRYYERARLRPSYARVMEEFVPIWEGMLLAQNKSA; encoded by the coding sequence ATGAAGCTCTACTACAATCCACTCTCCACCTATTCGCAAAAGACGCTGATCGCCCTCTATGAAAAAGGCGTTGCATTCGAACCGGAAGTAGTCAGCCTGATGTCGCCGGAAGGCAAAGCGGCTTATGCCAAGATCTATCCGATCGGCAAGTTGCCGTTGCTCAAGCCGAGCGACGATCACATGATTCCGGAATCGACCATCATTATTGAATATCTGGAAGGTCACCATGCAAGCGGTACTCAGCTGATCCCAAATGACGTGGACGCAGCACGCCAGGTGCGCTTCATCGATCGCATGAGCGATCTGTACCTGGGCAATCCTGCAGGCACCCTGCTGTTTGAGCGCTTTGGCTTTCAGAAATACAGCGAGGAAGAACTGGCGAAGGCTAGCAATTATCTGCGCATCACGTACGAGCATTTCGATAAGCGTCTGGCAAATCAAGACTGGTTGTGCGGTGAGTTCTCCATGGCCGACTGCGCAGCCATTCCTCCACTCTTTTATTGTCAGGTCGTTGCCCCGTTTGCCGCCTACCCCAACATCGTGCGTTACTACGAACGCGCCAGGCTGCGTCCAAGCTACGCCCGCGTCATGGAGGAGTTTGTCCCGATCTGGGAAGGCATGCTGCTGGCGCAGAACAAGTCCGCGTAA
- a CDS encoding fimbrial protein, which yields MKKNLIVAAIAAASAFAAFAPAAHAADGKIEFTGLVKAQTCVINGGEANNDFTVALPPVATGTLAEAGAWAGRTPFSIKLTECSPDTGEVATYFEPGSTVDQGTGALIVDASDDNSTAKNVQIRLLNNAFAPIKAGAEGAAQNSQIAKIASGKADLNYFAQYESQGEATAGIANSRVHYTMMYQ from the coding sequence ATGAAAAAGAATCTTATCGTTGCCGCTATCGCTGCTGCTTCCGCCTTCGCCGCTTTTGCTCCTGCTGCTCACGCCGCTGACGGCAAAATCGAGTTCACAGGTCTCGTCAAGGCACAGACTTGCGTCATCAACGGCGGCGAGGCTAACAACGATTTCACAGTCGCTTTGCCGCCTGTAGCAACTGGCACACTGGCAGAAGCAGGCGCCTGGGCTGGCCGTACTCCGTTCTCCATCAAGCTGACTGAGTGCTCGCCGGACACCGGCGAGGTGGCTACGTACTTCGAGCCAGGTTCAACAGTGGACCAAGGGACCGGTGCTCTGATCGTGGATGCTTCTGATGACAATTCCACCGCCAAAAACGTTCAAATCCGTCTGCTGAACAACGCATTTGCACCTATCAAGGCAGGTGCAGAAGGTGCTGCGCAGAATTCGCAAATTGCTAAGATCGCAAGCGGCAAGGCAGACCTGAACTACTTTGCGCAATATGAATCGCAGGGCGAAGCAACAGCTGGTATCGCTAACTCGCGCGTTCACTACACAATGATGTATCAATAA
- a CDS encoding fimbrial protein has product MKKNLIVAAIAAASVFVAFAPAAYAADGEISIEGNITSKTCTINGGNKNFTVTLPTVSAGTLAVAGTWAGRTPFTIKLTNCSPTGGQVATYFEPGPTVNKDTGRLRVDTGGATKVEIGLLTDAFASIDAAAAVGSQKSQVVSISTAGAAELNYYAQYESTGGTTEGRVRTRVNYTMMYQ; this is encoded by the coding sequence ATGAAAAAGAATCTTATCGTTGCCGCTATCGCCGCTGCTTCCGTCTTTGTCGCTTTTGCTCCTGCTGCTTATGCGGCTGACGGTGAAATCAGCATCGAAGGTAACATCACATCAAAAACTTGCACCATCAACGGCGGTAACAAAAATTTTACAGTCACTTTGCCGACTGTATCGGCTGGAACACTGGCAGTTGCAGGCACCTGGGCTGGCCGTACCCCGTTCACCATCAAGCTGACCAACTGCTCACCGACCGGCGGCCAGGTGGCCACGTACTTTGAACCAGGCCCAACAGTGAATAAAGATACCGGTCGTTTGAGAGTTGATACCGGTGGCGCCACCAAAGTTGAAATCGGTCTGCTGACCGACGCATTTGCGTCAATCGATGCAGCTGCGGCAGTCGGTTCGCAAAAATCGCAAGTTGTTAGCATCTCAACAGCTGGCGCTGCAGAGCTGAACTACTACGCGCAATATGAATCGACGGGCGGCACAACAGAAGGCAGGGTTAGAACGCGCGTTAACTACACGATGATGTATCAATAA
- a CDS encoding fimbrial biogenesis chaperone: MKKVLQKVMLVAAMASGFFAAHAQASVVIAGTRVVFPSQEREVTIKVTNDGKAPALVQTWIDKGIADASPDTIDVPFTLTPTMFRLDPKKGQTLRLMYTKEPLAKDKETLFWLNVLEIPPKPTAEADANRIQLAFRTRIKIMFRPQELTGKAEESPAKVTWQVVHAADGKGYQLKASNPTPYFVNLGNVDVKIGDKTFDAGSGFVKPGESELFNIADLTALPAAGAEVLYNAINDWGAGVKGKAVTQ, from the coding sequence ATGAAAAAAGTCCTTCAAAAAGTCATGCTGGTGGCCGCGATGGCTTCAGGTTTCTTCGCTGCACATGCACAAGCGAGTGTGGTCATAGCAGGTACACGGGTTGTTTTTCCGTCTCAAGAGCGGGAGGTAACCATCAAGGTCACGAACGACGGCAAGGCGCCGGCGCTGGTGCAGACGTGGATCGACAAGGGCATCGCCGATGCATCTCCGGACACGATCGACGTGCCGTTCACCTTGACGCCAACCATGTTTCGCCTGGACCCAAAAAAAGGGCAGACCTTGCGCCTGATGTATACGAAAGAGCCGCTCGCCAAGGACAAGGAAACACTGTTCTGGCTCAATGTACTGGAAATTCCGCCAAAGCCGACAGCAGAAGCCGATGCGAACCGGATTCAGCTGGCATTTCGTACCCGTATCAAGATCATGTTCCGGCCGCAAGAGTTGACGGGCAAGGCCGAAGAGTCGCCGGCCAAAGTGACGTGGCAAGTGGTCCATGCTGCCGATGGCAAGGGTTACCAGTTAAAGGCGAGTAATCCAACGCCTTATTTCGTGAACCTGGGCAATGTGGATGTGAAGATCGGCGATAAAACATTCGATGCAGGGAGCGGGTTTGTGAAGCCCGGTGAATCGGAGTTGTTTAACATCGCTGATTTGACCGCGCTGCCTGCAGCAGGCGCAGAAGTGCTTTACAACGCCATCAACGATTGGGGCGCTGGCGTCAAAGGCAAGGCAGTGACGCAATAA